ATCCTAACTTTGCTGCAGTTTCTATAATGCTAACTTCCATATCTTTAAGCTGTTCACTTTTAAGATAGCCATCATTTAATAATCTGTATATCATAGCTTTATGACTAACACCGTAATGTTGTTCTATTTTAATGACCGATTCAACAGTAAGTTGTTTTTTGTGTTCGTTTCCTTTTATGCTTTCAACGACACCATACAGAGATGATGATGGGATTAAAAAATAAGAGGCAAATTGGTCGGCATTTTTTTCATTCTCATTACCGTCTCCAATTATGATAGGGCTCACTGTATTTTCAGTAGAATCATCAAAATACAAATGATACAACTCGTGTGCCAAAGAAAATCTTTGTCTTCCAATCGACATATCTGAATTTATTGCTATAACATTGGAAGCTTTACCTTTGTAACACACACCACTAATATTAGTACCTAGCGGATAAAACACAAGAGTGAGATTCTCAATGCTTTGAACTATCTTAAAGATGTCAACTAGCGATTCTCCATCTACTCCTAATTTTTTTCTAAGGTTAGACGCTTTATTGCTCAAATCCATTTTATCAATCATTAGTGCGCCTCCAACATCTTATCCATTTCAAATTGATTCAATGCAATTTTATTGATAATCGCTAAAGATTTAAGGTCATCAGCAGTTAAATCATTCGTTCTAAATGACACCGCACATTGTTGTTCTTGATTATCTCCGAACAAAATATAATCTACTGTACAACAAAACAAAGCTGAAAGTTTTTCAACTACATCTGAAGTAATATTTCTTTCTCCCTTTTCCATTTTAGCAATCATACTCTGATCTAATGATAAATACTCTGCAATCTTATTTTGAGTCAGTTTGGATTCGTTTCTAAGTGATTTTATTCTTTTTCCAATTTCAACTAAGTCCATCATATCCATTTCCTCCTCTAATATTCTCTCTATATACTATAACAAATTCCTGTCATAAAGTATATACGAATATAGATATATTTTATGACAACCATGCCATGGTATGGATTATTGCCGAAAGATAAGTCTAGAATATTCATATTCATTTAGCTCGACTTGCGTTCACTTTGCATAATTCTTGAAATGCCCTAGCAATGTTACAACTATTCTGCAGTACTTTGAGCTACAACCTTTCGTCATACTCTATTTTTCTTAGCTGCATAATATTTAAGGCACACAGTCGATATCAGCGAATCGTAAAAGGTTATTTCTATCTGTTGGATACGAATCTTTAGTTGTGGTTCATTTTTCCGATTATCATACTTGTTATGTTGAATAGGGTGCGGATTATGTTTGATTGGAACAATTGTTTGTTTTGTCATTGAGTTTCCTCCTAATTAGTGATACTGCTAGTATAAGAGGTTATTTAGTCGATGAATAGATACCTGAGTTTTGGACGCTTACAGTTTTTTTCTGGCGCAACAGCAGATGACGATTAATCGTATCAAATTTAGCGGTTAATTGCCCACAAATGTTAAAAAATCGGGAGGCCTTGGGGGCACTCCCGATTTTTTTAGAAAGGATGGTTGCTTAAAGGATGCTTTAGTCTAGGCAAGCTAGCGATTAAGCTTCTTCTTCCTCTTTTTTAGATTTAACTCCTAGAAGACCAACGCCACTAAGAATTGCGAGTGCTGCTGCACCGAAAATAGCTGTATTGTTGCTTTCACCTGTTGCAGGTAATGTTGCAGATTTAGCCATTTGTTTCGGAGCACTTGCTTGTGAATCATCAGATTTAGGTGCTTCTTTAGAACCTTTATCTGTTGAATCATCTGTTTTTGGTACTTCTGGGCTTTCGCCAGTGTTCGGATCAACTACACTAATTGTTACGTCAATTGTGTCTTTAGAGCCATCTGGATAAGTCACAATCACTTTACCTGTTTTCTCACCTGGTGTCTTAGTATCAATTGGTGTTTCAAACTCAGCTTTGGTGCCGTCTGGTAACTTATCGAAGTTAGCGATTGATTTCTCGGCTGTTGCTGGGTCACCTACGTTAACGGTTTGTTTTGTGCCAATTGGTTCGTGTTTGTCAGCATCTGTTTGTGGCTTAACTACGCTAACTGTTACGTCAATTGTGTCTGTAGACCCATCTGGATAAGTCACAATCACTTTACCTTTTTTCTCACCTGGTGTCTTAGTATCAATTGGTGTTTCAAACTCAGCTTTTGTGCCGTCTGGTAACTTATCGAAGTTGGCGATTGATTTCTTAGCTGTTGCTGGATCACCTACGTTAACGGTTTGTTTTGTGCCAATTGGTTCGTGTTTGTCAGCATCCCTTTGTGGTTTAACTACATTAACCGTTACGTCAATTGTGTCTGTAGAGCCATCTGGGTAAGTCACAATCACTTTACCTTTTTTCTCACCTGGTGTCTTAGTATCAATCGGTGTTTCAAACTCAGCTTTGGTGCCGTCTGGTAACTTATCGAAGTTGGCGATTGATTTCTTAGCTGTTGCTGGATCACCTACGTTAACGGTTTGTTTTGTGCCAATTGGTTCGTGTTTGTCAGCATCTGTTTGCGGCTTAACTACACTTACTGTTACGTCAATTGTGTCTGTAGAGCCATCTGGGTAAGTCACAATCACTTTACCTTTTTTCTCACCTGGTGTCTTAGTATCAATCGGTGTTTCAAACTCAGCTTTGGTGCCGTCTGGTAACTTATCGAAGTTGGCGATTGATTTCTTAGCTGTTGCTGGATCACCTACGTTAACGGTTTGTTTTGTGCCAATTGGTTCGTGTTTGTCAGCATCTGTTTGCGGCTTAACTACACTTACTGTTACGTCAATTGTGTCTGTAGACCCATCTGGATAAGTCACAATCACTTTACCTTTTTTCTCACCTGGTGTCTTAGTATCAATTGGTGTTTCAAACTCAGCTTTGGTGCCGTCTGGTAACTTATCGAAGTTGGCGATTGATTTCTTAGCTGTTGCTGGATCACCTACGTTAACGGTTTGTTTTGTGCCAATTGGTTCGTGTTTGTCAGCATCCCTTTGTGGTTTAACTACATTAACCGTTACGTCAATTGTGTCTGTAGAGCCATCTGGGTAAGTCACAATCACTTTACCTTTTTTCTCACCTGGTGTCTTAGTATCAATCGGTGTTTCAAACTCAGCTTTGGTGCCGTCTGGTAACTTATCGAAGTTGGCGATTGATTTCTTAGCTGTTGCTGGATCACCTACGTTAACGGTTTGTTTTGTGCCAATTGGTTCGTGTTTGTCAGCATCTGTTTGCGGCTTAACTACACTTACTGTTACGTCAATTGTGTCTGTAGAGCCATCTGGGTAAGTCACAATCACTTTACCTTTTTTCTCACCTGGTGTCTTAGTATCAATCGGTGTTTCAAACTCAGCTTTGGTGCCGTCTGGTAACTTATCGAAGTTGGCGATTGATTTCTTAGCTGTTGCTGGATCACCTACGTTAACGGTTTGTTTTGTGCCAATTGGTTCGTGTTTGTCAGCATCTGTTTGCGGCTTAACTACACTTACTGTTACGTCAATTGTGTCTGTAGACCCATCTGGATAAGTCACAATCACTTTACCTTTTTTCTCACCTGGTGTCTTAGTATCAATTGGTGTTTCAAACTCAGCTTTGGTGCCGTCTGGTAACTTATCGAAGTTGGCGATTGATTTCTTAGCTGTTGCTGGATCACCTACGTTAACGGTTTGTTTTGTGCCAATTGGTTCGTGTTTGTCAGCATCCCTTTGTGGTTTAACTACATTAACCGTTACGTCAATTGTGTCTGTAGAGCCATCTGGGTAAGTCACAATCACTTTACCTTTTTTCTCACCTGGTGTCTTAGTATCAATTGGTGTTTCAAACTCAGCTTTGGTGCCGTCTGGTAACTTATCGAAGTTGGCGATTGATTTCTTAGCTGTTGCTGGATCACCTACGTTAACGGTT
The genomic region above belongs to Aerococcaceae bacterium zg-1292 and contains:
- a CDS encoding ImmA/IrrE family metallo-endopeptidase; this translates as MDLSNKASNLRKKLGVDGESLVDIFKIVQSIENLTLVFYPLGTNISGVCYKGKASNVIAINSDMSIGRQRFSLAHELYHLYFDDSTENTVSPIIIGDGNENEKNADQFASYFLIPSSSLYGVVESIKGNEHKKQLTVESVIKIEQHYGVSHKAMIYRLLNDGYLKSEQLKDMEVSIIETAAKLGYDTTLYRPAPENKRRIVLGSYITSTEKLLEKDMISQGKYEGLLLDAFRDDIVYGIDEEGEMLLD
- a CDS encoding helix-turn-helix transcriptional regulator, which produces MDMMDLVEIGKRIKSLRNESKLTQNKIAEYLSLDQSMIAKMEKGERNITSDVVEKLSALFCCTVDYILFGDNQEQQCAVSFRTNDLTADDLKSLAIINKIALNQFEMDKMLEAH